From Streptomyces sp. TLI_105, the proteins below share one genomic window:
- a CDS encoding transglycosylase domain-containing protein → MSEHRRKMPPQQPPTGGRAAARRAAQQPMGRRSAPAHDVGTGAPSASYGPPSSHGEEQRPYGGRAEARRAAQRGSRRRGADSGPGGPGGPGGGRRGGGGGGRGGGPGRGGGGGRPPGKKRIIDYPRHNKYGWRRWMPSWKLVTGTFLFFVATLMGAATIAYSKVEIPKEADTAKSQNNIYYWADGSRMVATGSGTNRQIVPFAEIPKSMQNAVISAENKTFWDDSGVDPMGIARAVWNMAKGGETQGGSTITQQYVKNNRLDDQSQTITRKVKELFISMKVGNEVGKDQIMAGYLNTSYYGRGAYGIQAAARAYFNKDVGKLNPSESALLASVLKGATYYDPAGYPEIDPQATAKANTERATKRWKWILDEMEKDGHISAAERAKYTTFPKVLPPRKSANLSGQIGYLVSTADQNMKNQFGITEEQLQRGGYEIYTTFDKKKVDKMEATIKNVIEENIDPKKRPKTDTHVQFGGASVDTATGKIVAIYGGVDATKHFRSNADSTGAQVGSTFKPFVLAAAMRDGVRDKRLGRDQDASERTIVDPDKSLYNGNDDLTIRKYNGEIWRDDNGDEWKQSNDENASYGPISLRYAMIKSANSPYVQLGMDVGIDKVRDAAMRAGLREESLVKGEFPSFSLGVSSPSAIRMAGAYATFANEGEQNDPYSVEMVKRSGVVINKHEAKPKTAFSPAIASNVTDVLRSVVDDDRGTGRKARIPGRAVAGKTGTTDDNMSAWFVGYTKQLATAIDMYRFDDDETKQGRKFEKMYGTGDQPTIHGSSFPSRIWREYMTDAVKDMPVVDFPKPEKLEGAKPVFGGGAQSPTPTPTATQTPTESSTPSTTPPATPTTTPPTKPTKSPKPGKTTCDIFDWNCNNPGGAGGNTGQPTTTAPTTESPTPTDSPTDTSGGGGNGRPGGAWVP, encoded by the coding sequence ATGAGCGAGCATCGTCGCAAAATGCCGCCGCAGCAGCCGCCGACGGGCGGTCGCGCGGCGGCACGGCGCGCTGCCCAACAGCCGATGGGCCGCAGGTCGGCCCCGGCCCATGACGTCGGTACGGGGGCCCCTTCGGCCTCGTACGGACCTCCCTCCTCCCATGGAGAGGAGCAGCGTCCCTACGGAGGGCGCGCGGAGGCCCGGCGGGCCGCCCAGCGCGGCAGCCGCCGCAGGGGAGCCGATTCCGGCCCCGGGGGCCCCGGCGGTCCCGGTGGGGGACGGCGCGGTGGCGGTGGCGGCGGTCGCGGTGGCGGTCCGGGTCGCGGCGGTGGCGGCGGTCGTCCGCCGGGCAAGAAGCGGATCATCGACTACCCGCGCCACAACAAGTACGGCTGGCGTCGCTGGATGCCGTCGTGGAAGCTCGTGACGGGCACGTTCCTGTTCTTCGTGGCGACCCTGATGGGCGCCGCGACGATCGCGTACTCCAAGGTGGAGATCCCCAAGGAGGCCGACACCGCGAAATCGCAGAACAACATCTACTACTGGGCCGACGGCTCCCGCATGGTCGCGACGGGCAGTGGCACCAACCGTCAGATCGTCCCGTTCGCGGAGATTCCGAAGTCCATGCAGAACGCGGTGATCTCGGCGGAGAACAAGACCTTCTGGGACGACTCCGGCGTCGACCCCATGGGTATCGCCCGCGCCGTGTGGAACATGGCCAAGGGCGGCGAGACCCAGGGTGGTTCGACCATCACCCAGCAGTACGTGAAGAACAACCGCCTCGACGACCAGTCGCAGACCATCACCCGGAAGGTGAAGGAACTCTTCATCTCCATGAAGGTGGGCAACGAGGTCGGCAAGGACCAGATCATGGCCGGCTATCTGAACACCTCGTACTACGGGCGTGGTGCGTACGGTATCCAGGCGGCGGCCCGCGCCTACTTCAACAAGGACGTCGGCAAGCTCAACCCCAGCGAGTCGGCGCTGCTCGCCTCGGTGCTGAAGGGCGCGACGTACTACGACCCCGCCGGCTACCCCGAGATCGATCCCCAGGCCACGGCCAAGGCGAACACCGAGCGGGCCACCAAGCGGTGGAAGTGGATCCTCGACGAGATGGAGAAGGACGGGCACATCTCGGCCGCGGAGCGGGCGAAGTACACCACCTTCCCCAAGGTCCTGCCGCCCCGGAAGAGCGCCAACCTGAGCGGCCAGATCGGCTATCTGGTCTCCACCGCCGACCAGAACATGAAGAACCAGTTCGGAATCACCGAGGAGCAGCTCCAGCGCGGCGGCTACGAGATCTACACCACCTTCGACAAGAAGAAGGTGGACAAGATGGAAGCCACGATCAAGAACGTCATCGAGGAGAACATCGACCCGAAGAAGCGGCCGAAGACGGACACGCACGTCCAGTTCGGCGGCGCTTCGGTCGACACGGCGACCGGGAAGATCGTGGCGATCTACGGTGGCGTCGACGCCACCAAGCACTTCCGTAGCAACGCCGACAGCACCGGTGCCCAGGTCGGGTCGACGTTCAAGCCCTTCGTGCTCGCCGCCGCGATGAGGGACGGCGTCCGCGACAAGAGGCTCGGTCGGGACCAGGACGCGTCCGAGCGCACGATCGTCGATCCGGACAAGAGCCTCTACAACGGCAACGACGACCTGACGATCCGCAAGTACAACGGGGAGATCTGGCGCGACGACAACGGGGACGAGTGGAAGCAGAGCAACGACGAGAACGCCAGCTACGGCCCCATCTCCCTGCGCTACGCCATGATCAAGTCCGCCAACTCGCCGTACGTGCAGCTCGGCATGGACGTGGGCATCGACAAGGTCCGCGACGCGGCCATGAGGGCCGGCCTCCGCGAGGAATCCCTCGTCAAGGGTGAGTTCCCCTCCTTCTCCCTCGGTGTCTCCAGCCCGAGCGCCATCCGCATGGCCGGCGCGTACGCCACCTTCGCCAACGAGGGTGAGCAGAACGACCCGTACTCCGTCGAGATGGTCAAGCGGAGCGGCGTCGTCATCAACAAGCACGAGGCCAAGCCCAAGACGGCCTTCAGCCCGGCCATCGCCAGCAACGTCACCGACGTGCTGAGGTCCGTCGTGGACGACGACCGGGGCACCGGCCGCAAGGCGCGCATCCCGGGCCGTGCGGTGGCCGGCAAGACCGGTACGACCGACGACAACATGTCGGCCTGGTTCGTGGGCTACACGAAGCAGCTGGCGACGGCGATCGACATGTACCGCTTCGACGACGACGAGACGAAGCAGGGCCGTAAGTTCGAGAAGATGTACGGCACGGGTGACCAGCCGACGATCCACGGTTCCTCGTTCCCCTCGCGCATCTGGCGGGAGTACATGACGGACGCCGTGAAGGACATGCCCGTCGTGGACTTCCCGAAGCCGGAGAAGCTGGAGGGCGCCAAGCCCGTCTTCGGCGGCGGCGCCCAGAGCCCGACGCCGACCCCGACGGCCACCCAGACGCCCACCGAGTCGTCGACGCCGTCGACGACTCCCCCGGCCACCCCGACGACGACTCCCCCGACGAAGCCGACCAAGTCGCCGAAGCCGGGCAAGACGACCTGCGACATCTTCGACTGGAACTGCAACAACCCGGGAGGCGCGGGCGGCAACACCGGGCAACCCACCACGACGGCGCCCACCACCGAGTCACCGACGCCGACGGACTCGCCGACGGACACCTCCGGTGGCGGCGGGAACGGTAGACCTGGCGGGGCCTGGGTCCCCTGA
- a CDS encoding PadR family transcriptional regulator yields the protein MSRRSGILEFAVLGLLREAPMHGYELRKRLNTSLGVFRAFSYGTLYPCLKTLVANGWLIEEPGSAPEEALAASLAGRRAKIVYRLTPAGKEHFEELLSHTGPDAWEDEHFAARFAFFGQTEREVRMRVLEGRRSRLEERLEKMRASLVRTRERLDDYTLELQRHGMESVEREVRWLNELIESERAGRDQRSGPDAPARHDNDSGETGGLPRHGGSTRPDPSDDTAK from the coding sequence ATGAGCAGACGCTCCGGCATCCTCGAGTTCGCCGTTCTCGGCCTGCTGCGCGAGGCCCCCATGCACGGGTACGAGCTGCGGAAGCGCCTCAACACCTCGCTGGGCGTCTTCCGGGCCTTCAGCTACGGGACGCTGTATCCCTGCCTCAAGACGCTGGTCGCCAACGGCTGGTTGATCGAGGAGCCGGGCAGCGCCCCCGAGGAGGCCCTCGCCGCCTCGCTCGCAGGACGCCGGGCCAAGATCGTCTACCGGTTGACCCCGGCAGGTAAGGAGCACTTCGAGGAGCTCCTCTCCCACACCGGCCCGGACGCCTGGGAGGACGAGCACTTCGCGGCGCGCTTCGCCTTCTTCGGACAGACCGAGCGCGAGGTGCGGATGCGCGTGCTCGAAGGGCGCCGCAGCCGACTGGAAGAGCGCCTGGAGAAGATGCGCGCCTCCCTGGTCCGGACCCGCGAGCGCCTGGACGACTACACGCTTGAGCTGCAGCGCCACGGCATGGAGTCCGTGGAGCGCGAAGTGCGCTGGCTGAACGAGCTCATCGAGAGCGAGCGGGCAGGGCGGGATCAGCGATCCGGCCCCGATGCCCCCGCTCGGCACGACAACGATTCTGGAGAAACGGGCGGCCT